In Jeotgalibaca arthritidis, a single genomic region encodes these proteins:
- the holB gene encoding DNA polymerase III subunit delta': MAIKQKQPELMALFSRSIRNKRLGHAYLFEGTRGTGKKELALWIAGCIFCEQPTNGEACLSCRNCQRLKEGNLPDLIELEPDGQSIKVDQIRHLKAEFSKSAVESNKKVYIIDDAEKMTVSAANSLLTFLEEPGKDTYLFLLTTVKENMLPTIRSRCQIIHFQPLKRQMMTALLLAEGLNQTDADVLAVITNDSEEAKALAADEHFHLLRELSWQWFKLLATGDDMAFIYVQTHVMDALKEKSHSLFFLDLLLFHYRDLLYASFGNQADIVHANRLEDYQMVGRQLRGSQAIILAIESILEAKQAINANVQVQGLLESIVIQTSRR; this comes from the coding sequence ATGGCCATTAAACAAAAGCAGCCAGAGCTGATGGCGCTTTTTTCCCGCTCGATCCGAAATAAACGCTTAGGTCATGCCTATTTGTTTGAAGGGACAAGAGGAACAGGCAAGAAAGAGCTAGCCCTATGGATTGCCGGCTGTATTTTCTGTGAACAGCCAACAAATGGCGAAGCGTGTTTAAGTTGTCGAAACTGCCAACGATTGAAGGAAGGCAACTTGCCCGACTTGATTGAGTTGGAGCCAGACGGCCAATCTATTAAGGTCGATCAGATACGCCATCTAAAGGCTGAATTTTCAAAGAGTGCAGTTGAAAGCAATAAGAAAGTTTATATCATTGATGATGCCGAAAAAATGACGGTCAGTGCAGCCAATAGCTTGCTGACCTTTCTAGAAGAACCGGGTAAAGACACTTATTTATTTTTATTAACCACTGTAAAAGAAAATATGTTGCCCACTATTCGGTCACGCTGTCAGATTATTCATTTTCAGCCATTGAAACGGCAAATGATGACGGCATTGCTCTTAGCTGAAGGTTTAAACCAAACGGATGCGGATGTTTTAGCAGTTATTACTAATGATAGTGAGGAAGCTAAAGCTTTAGCAGCTGATGAACACTTTCATTTACTGCGTGAGTTGAGTTGGCAGTGGTTTAAATTGTTAGCAACTGGCGATGATATGGCATTTATCTATGTGCAAACCCATGTGATGGATGCCTTAAAAGAAAAAAGCCATAGTTTATTTTTCTTGGACTTGCTCTTGTTTCATTATCGTGATCTATTGTATGCTAGCTTTGGCAACCAAGCTGATATTGTCCATGCCAATCGATTAGAGGATTATCAGATGGTTGGCCGCCAGTTAAGAGGCAGTCAAGCGATTATTTTGGCAATTGAGAGTATTTTAGAAGCTAAGCAAGCAATAAATGCCAATGTTCAAGTTCAAGGATTATTAGAGAGTATCGTGATTCAAACATCACGTCGCTAA
- a CDS encoding cyclic-di-AMP receptor codes for MKLIMAVIQDKDSALLSDELVEANIRATKLSTSGGFLRSGNTTFMIGVEDDRVEEVLNIIKVNCESREQYTTSPVNLDVSLDSTIPYPMQVHVGGATVFVLPVESFHRF; via the coding sequence ATGAAACTGATCATGGCTGTAATTCAAGATAAAGATAGTGCATTACTATCAGACGAGTTAGTAGAGGCAAATATTCGTGCAACGAAATTATCTACAAGTGGTGGGTTTCTACGCTCCGGAAATACAACATTTATGATCGGGGTCGAAGACGACCGTGTTGAAGAGGTCCTAAACATTATCAAAGTTAACTGTGAATCAAGAGAGCAATATACCACATCGCCTGTTAACTTGGATGTATCCTTAGACAGTACCATTCCTTACCCAATGCAAGTTCATGTTGGTGGCGCAACAGTATTCGTTCTACCAGTAGAAAGTTTCCATAGATTCTAA
- the tmk gene encoding dTMP kinase, giving the protein MNGIFITLEGPDGSGKTTALQAIVRALPAYTDKKIVTTREPGGSPIAEKIRTIVLDPEHTEMDPRTEALLYAASRRQHLVEKVIPVLEQGDLVLCDRFVDSSIAYQGHARGIGEAGIFQINDFATGGIQPDLTLYIDISPEEGLRRIQKNQDSRENNRLDRETLVFHEKVREGYLQLLDQHPDRIVKIDGSQTPEEVAKSCIDHITKYLSTDKK; this is encoded by the coding sequence ATGAACGGCATATTTATTACCTTAGAAGGTCCAGATGGATCGGGCAAGACAACAGCACTTCAAGCGATTGTTCGCGCACTGCCTGCTTATACGGACAAAAAAATTGTCACAACTCGTGAACCGGGTGGCAGCCCAATTGCAGAAAAAATCCGCACGATTGTTCTAGATCCAGAACATACTGAAATGGATCCTAGAACGGAAGCCTTGTTGTACGCAGCAAGTCGCCGCCAGCATCTGGTTGAAAAGGTTATTCCCGTTTTAGAGCAGGGCGACCTTGTTTTGTGTGACCGCTTCGTTGACAGTTCTATTGCCTATCAAGGCCACGCCAGAGGCATCGGTGAAGCAGGTATTTTTCAAATTAATGACTTCGCAACAGGCGGAATACAACCGGATTTGACTCTTTATATCGATATTAGCCCAGAAGAAGGACTAAGACGGATTCAAAAGAATCAAGATAGCCGAGAAAATAACCGCTTGGACCGCGAAACACTTGTTTTTCATGAAAAAGTACGAGAAGGTTACTTGCAATTACTTGACCAGCATCCGGATCGTATTGTAAAAATCGATGGCAGCCAGACCCCCGAAGAGGTAGCAAAAAGCTGTATCGACCATATTACCAAGTACCTATCAACAGATAAAAAATGA
- a CDS encoding DUF2508 family protein, with translation MPFHLLKKRKHNHQKRLVDEQLKATMQDIYQKYQLLKELEEAAYDVSDELYMARKIEGAKYLCLLKEARKRHISADMSAPKKAKAFRIKKRGYQKDHLFTQD, from the coding sequence ATGCCTTTCCACTTACTGAAAAAACGCAAGCATAACCATCAAAAACGGCTAGTGGATGAGCAACTCAAAGCGACTATGCAAGATATTTATCAAAAGTATCAGTTGCTAAAAGAGCTGGAAGAGGCCGCTTATGATGTATCCGATGAGTTATATATGGCAAGAAAAATCGAAGGTGCAAAATACCTCTGCTTGTTGAAGGAAGCGCGCAAACGCCACATATCAGCAGATATGTCTGCCCCTAAAAAAGCAAAAGCCTTTCGTATTAAAAAAAGAGGTTATCAAAAAGATCATTTATTTACGCAAGACTAG
- the recR gene encoding recombination mediator RecR, whose translation MQYPEPIAKLIESFMKLPGIGQKTAARLAFFCLDMAEDEVVHFANALLSTKRDLHYCSKCGNITESDPCVICSDETRNAATVLVVENPRDIMSMEKIREYNGRYHVLHGVLSPMEGTGPEDLNIPNLIKRLQEEAIDEVIIATNATAEGEATAMYLSRLIKPAGIKVTRLAYGLAVGSDIEYADEMTLFRAIDGRREL comes from the coding sequence ATGCAATACCCAGAACCAATTGCAAAGTTAATTGAGAGCTTTATGAAGTTGCCTGGTATCGGCCAAAAAACCGCAGCACGTCTCGCTTTCTTTTGCTTGGATATGGCTGAAGATGAGGTTGTTCACTTTGCTAATGCGCTGCTATCAACTAAGCGAGATCTCCATTATTGTTCGAAATGTGGCAACATCACCGAAAGTGATCCGTGTGTGATTTGTTCGGATGAGACGCGAAACGCCGCAACAGTACTCGTAGTCGAAAACCCACGCGACATTATGTCGATGGAAAAAATTCGGGAATACAATGGTCGCTACCATGTTCTTCACGGTGTGTTATCGCCGATGGAAGGAACGGGTCCGGAAGATTTGAATATTCCTAACTTGATTAAACGGCTGCAAGAAGAGGCCATTGATGAAGTGATTATTGCGACTAACGCAACAGCTGAAGGCGAAGCGACAGCTATGTATCTGTCACGTCTGATTAAACCAGCTGGCATTAAGGTGACGCGCTTGGCTTACGGTTTAGCAGTCGGCAGTGACATTGAATATGCAGATGAAATGACCTTGTTTAGAGCCATTGATGGCAGAAGAGAGCTATAA
- a CDS encoding YbaB/EbfC family nucleoid-associated protein: MRGNMGNMQGMMKQMQKMQKQIEETQATLNETEYVGAAANELVLVTMTGDKKVVDVAIKPEAVDPDDVDMLQDLILMATNAALEKVEADQTAKLGKFAKGMPGF; this comes from the coding sequence ATGCGTGGAAATATGGGAAATATGCAAGGTATGATGAAACAAATGCAAAAAATGCAAAAACAAATCGAGGAAACTCAAGCAACTTTAAATGAAACAGAATATGTCGGAGCTGCAGCTAACGAATTAGTTTTAGTGACCATGACAGGCGATAAAAAAGTCGTTGATGTTGCAATTAAACCAGAAGCCGTTGACCCAGATGATGTTGACATGTTACAAGACTTAATTTTAATGGCAACTAACGCTGCTTTAGAAAAAGTAGAAGCAGACCAAACAGCAAAATTAGGTAAGTTTGCTAAGGGAATGCCAGGATTCTAA
- the dnaX gene encoding DNA polymerase III subunit gamma/tau — MSYQALYRVWRPQRFDDIAGQEAVTRTLKNALIQGKNSHAYLFTGPRGTGKTSAAKIFAKAINCPNQEDGEPCNHCDICQSITEGRLNDVIEIDAASNNGVEEIRDIRDKARYAPTQAEYKIYIIDEVHMLSTGAFNALLKTLEEPPANVIFILATTEPHKIPLTIISRTQRFDFKRITYQAIINRMAYILEQEAIKYDSQALHVVARAANGGMRDALSLLDQVISYDSDFVSFDHAIQVSGSLTEEMMLNFLSALSQSEAEEALHILHDILEKGKEAGRFIEEMILFARDLLVYKQAGQSDLEERYSQAFREFSQAVEPTFLYQAIEEFSQTQKDMRFSTQPDVYLEVLAVKLAKQKVKPQTTNETAAPADSAEVSRLEKELAALKKELTTALAAMKNGAVAAEPVKPARPRPAVAKNAAGFKPNLGRVQAIMKTASKKELVSIKDNWVDILDVLSVTQRAVLRQAEPVAANSEACILSFDYEILCQKASEDMELQVALEEAIGRMSNRPGEFVCVTAEQWASLRKSYVQELKSRQQAAPAVTENEPQTAAQAGPLADYDDNDAPPLFDEDMAIEMSPADEDEQKQQEVVEQAISMFGKENITVINE; from the coding sequence ATGAGCTATCAAGCACTGTACCGTGTTTGGCGTCCACAGCGATTTGACGATATCGCAGGCCAAGAAGCGGTCACCCGAACATTGAAGAATGCTTTAATACAAGGGAAAAACAGCCATGCCTACCTGTTTACTGGGCCAAGAGGAACCGGGAAAACAAGTGCGGCTAAGATTTTCGCCAAGGCAATTAACTGCCCTAACCAAGAAGATGGCGAACCTTGTAACCATTGTGATATCTGCCAGTCAATTACAGAAGGCCGATTGAACGACGTCATTGAAATTGATGCTGCCAGCAACAATGGTGTTGAAGAAATCAGAGATATTCGTGACAAAGCGCGCTATGCCCCTACCCAAGCAGAATATAAAATTTATATTATTGACGAGGTTCATATGTTATCAACTGGCGCTTTTAATGCGCTATTGAAGACACTCGAAGAACCGCCGGCCAATGTTATTTTTATCTTAGCGACGACTGAACCGCATAAAATTCCGCTGACGATTATTTCGCGGACACAACGGTTTGACTTTAAACGAATTACGTATCAAGCCATTATTAATCGTATGGCTTATATCTTAGAACAAGAAGCTATTAAATACGACAGCCAAGCGCTTCATGTGGTAGCCCGTGCTGCCAATGGTGGGATGCGGGATGCCTTAAGTTTGCTGGATCAAGTCATTTCCTATGATTCTGATTTTGTATCTTTTGACCATGCCATTCAAGTGTCAGGCAGCCTAACAGAAGAGATGATGTTGAACTTTTTATCAGCATTATCCCAATCTGAAGCGGAAGAAGCCCTTCATATCCTTCACGATATTTTAGAAAAAGGCAAAGAAGCAGGGCGCTTTATTGAAGAAATGATATTGTTTGCCCGCGACTTATTAGTTTACAAGCAAGCAGGTCAGTCTGATTTAGAAGAGCGTTATAGCCAAGCTTTTCGTGAGTTCTCACAGGCGGTTGAGCCGACTTTTTTATATCAAGCGATTGAAGAGTTTAGCCAAACGCAAAAGGATATGCGTTTTTCAACTCAGCCAGACGTATATTTAGAAGTCTTGGCGGTGAAGCTAGCTAAACAAAAAGTTAAGCCTCAGACTACTAACGAAACGGCGGCTCCTGCTGATTCAGCAGAAGTAAGCCGACTTGAAAAGGAACTAGCTGCCTTAAAGAAAGAATTAACGACAGCTTTAGCAGCGATGAAGAATGGAGCAGTTGCAGCTGAGCCAGTAAAACCAGCCAGGCCACGACCAGCCGTTGCTAAAAATGCGGCAGGATTTAAACCTAATTTAGGTCGGGTTCAAGCTATTATGAAAACAGCATCTAAAAAAGAATTAGTCAGCATCAAAGATAATTGGGTTGATATTTTGGATGTTTTGTCTGTCACACAACGTGCTGTCTTACGACAAGCAGAGCCAGTAGCAGCGAATAGCGAAGCCTGTATTTTGTCCTTTGATTATGAAATATTATGTCAAAAAGCTAGTGAAGATATGGAGTTACAAGTAGCTCTCGAAGAGGCAATTGGGCGTATGTCTAATCGACCAGGTGAATTTGTTTGCGTAACGGCTGAACAATGGGCCTCTCTGCGTAAGAGCTATGTACAAGAATTGAAGTCACGTCAACAAGCTGCGCCAGCCGTAACCGAAAACGAGCCGCAAACTGCTGCACAAGCAGGTCCGTTGGCAGACTACGATGATAACGATGCGCCACCACTCTTCGATGAGGATATGGCTATCGAGATGAGTCCAGCTGATGAAGACGAGCAAAAACAACAAGAAGTGGTGGAACAAGCCATCAGTATGTTTGGAAAAGAAAATATTACAGTTATTAATGAATAG
- a CDS encoding general stress protein, which translates to MKLELMHRSTSIADVMAVVDRLRENGVNKDAIYVITNQATKETIHRNYDLRRQDGSVFSSHRLLANINCILHLQEYESYFNKQPLFDTENNPLTDYQQAIGYGSMVVLVATTH; encoded by the coding sequence ATGAAACTGGAACTCATGCACCGATCAACATCTATTGCTGACGTGATGGCTGTTGTCGACCGTTTACGAGAAAATGGCGTTAACAAAGATGCGATTTATGTTATCACTAACCAAGCGACTAAAGAAACCATCCACCGTAACTATGACCTTAGACGACAAGACGGCTCTGTTTTTTCATCTCACCGTCTCTTAGCCAATATCAATTGCATCCTTCATCTACAGGAATATGAAAGCTACTTCAACAAACAACCTTTATTTGACACTGAAAACAATCCGCTAACAGACTATCAACAGGCCATTGGCTATGGTAGCATGGTCGTCTTAGTCGCAACGACTCACTGA
- a CDS encoding general stress protein: MTYFIKGPYTTVTEVRDAITQLQKEGYPDSSLTIVADKKDHLLQIQKETHVAVRQDDLADLTEEKDLPLWERFAHTFTGFFTNQDTIDRESQMEMDEDREESPDELLLPYHRDLEDGKILILVEDLLNRDAKLNLDRQPDDVQYNVPPSDAMIDATFETESHPDVTHKEDVLDEETTYTPPSEGDRH, from the coding sequence ATGACCTATTTTATCAAAGGACCCTATACAACCGTTACCGAAGTAAGAGACGCCATCACGCAATTACAAAAAGAGGGCTATCCAGACAGCTCCTTGACTATTGTTGCTGACAAAAAAGACCATCTTCTCCAAATCCAAAAAGAAACCCACGTTGCCGTTAGACAAGATGATCTTGCTGACCTTACCGAAGAAAAGGATTTACCTTTGTGGGAGCGGTTCGCCCATACCTTTACCGGTTTCTTTACTAATCAAGATACGATTGACCGTGAAAGTCAAATGGAAATGGATGAGGACCGAGAGGAATCACCTGATGAGTTATTGCTTCCTTATCACCGCGACTTAGAAGATGGAAAAATTCTCATTCTAGTTGAGGATTTATTGAATCGCGATGCGAAATTAAATTTGGATCGTCAGCCAGATGATGTCCAATACAATGTGCCACCATCAGATGCGATGATTGATGCTACATTCGAAACAGAATCACATCCAGACGTCACCCATAAGGAAGATGTTTTAGATGAGGAAACAACGTATACGCCGCCAAGCGAAGGCGATCGTCACTAA
- the tadA gene encoding tRNA adenosine(34) deaminase TadA — translation MNQEEKEGFMREAIKEAEKAKQLGEVPIGAVVVLDGEIIGRGHNERETTHDATTHAEMSAIRQANHHLKNWRLEDASLFVTLEPCPMCSGAIILSRVKEVYYGAADLKGGTAGTLMNLLEDERFNHQSQVEVGILEAECKALLQDFFRNLRKQRKEERRNHLKRVHQQQLENES, via the coding sequence ATGAATCAAGAAGAAAAAGAAGGCTTTATGCGAGAAGCTATAAAAGAAGCGGAAAAAGCCAAACAATTGGGTGAAGTTCCGATTGGCGCGGTGGTGGTTTTGGATGGCGAAATCATTGGTCGTGGCCATAATGAACGTGAAACAACCCATGATGCAACGACCCATGCAGAAATGAGTGCCATTCGTCAAGCTAATCACCATTTGAAAAATTGGCGGTTAGAAGATGCCAGTTTGTTTGTTACCTTAGAACCATGCCCCATGTGTAGCGGCGCAATTATATTGTCTCGCGTTAAAGAAGTCTACTATGGCGCTGCCGATTTAAAAGGCGGGACTGCTGGAACATTAATGAATTTATTAGAGGATGAGCGGTTTAATCACCAGTCGCAAGTAGAAGTAGGGATTTTAGAAGCGGAGTGCAAAGCTTTGCTACAAGATTTTTTTAGAAATTTACGCAAGCAACGTAAAGAAGAGCGCCGTAATCACTTAAAACGCGTTCACCAACAGCAACTTGAAAACGAGTCATGA
- a CDS encoding helix-turn-helix domain-containing protein, which produces MIEDLLEDLFPELIINHSSRMGDGYFSVPYEDNWLHFPADSISDREKKLIVQLTTPEVIHFKKQTNRWARFLLEQSSDIPTNANKVQLLQVSIKHADDDSFDYQLWLDAFKNTLSFVKDGFFITETYGVLVIDNPSHIDLLEEIEGILNVLDDDFTVQTTVYLGQNWPVDNQLPALFAEEQQIFMNRRSHYQHKKIATLAEHAITYFTYEAASKSTILHHLKEAIFAIDGGNELVMAMWQNLGNISKAANDLYVHRNTLQYRIDRFFQETGVNLKTMDDLLLSYLAIHARFEK; this is translated from the coding sequence TTGATTGAAGACTTACTAGAAGACCTATTTCCAGAATTAATCATTAACCACTCGTCCCGAATGGGTGACGGCTACTTTAGTGTTCCCTACGAAGATAACTGGCTGCACTTCCCGGCTGATTCCATTTCTGACCGTGAAAAAAAACTAATTGTCCAACTAACAACACCAGAAGTGATTCATTTCAAAAAACAAACTAATCGCTGGGCGCGGTTTCTGCTTGAACAGTCTAGTGATATACCTACTAACGCTAACAAGGTCCAACTCTTACAGGTGTCCATCAAACACGCCGATGATGACAGCTTCGACTACCAACTATGGTTAGATGCTTTTAAAAATACCTTGAGTTTTGTAAAAGACGGCTTCTTTATAACCGAGACGTATGGTGTGTTAGTCATTGATAACCCTAGCCATATTGACCTCTTAGAAGAAATTGAAGGCATTTTAAATGTCTTGGACGATGATTTTACTGTTCAAACTACCGTTTATTTAGGACAAAATTGGCCAGTTGATAACCAACTGCCTGCCTTATTCGCTGAGGAACAGCAGATTTTCATGAACCGCCGTTCTCACTACCAGCACAAAAAGATTGCCACCTTAGCCGAACACGCTATTACCTACTTTACTTATGAAGCTGCTTCAAAAAGCACGATTCTTCACCATTTGAAAGAAGCAATTTTTGCCATTGATGGTGGCAATGAATTAGTCATGGCCATGTGGCAAAATCTTGGTAATATTTCTAAGGCTGCTAATGACTTGTATGTTCACCGCAATACTTTGCAATACCGTATTGATCGTTTTTTCCAAGAGACGGGTGTTAACTTAAAAACCATGGATGATCTATTGCTCAGCTACCTAGCCATTCATGCCCGCTTTGAAAAATAA
- a CDS encoding L-threonylcarbamoyladenylate synthase, with product MIEECIQLQIDQAIDALAEGEVVVFPTETVYGIGVDSTNYEAVDRLFEVKQRPKDNPVTLHVSDVDMVKAVAYVTDDAQTLMADFWPGALAIILEVKENTVSPNVNAGKKTVGFRLPDNDIAKQLIAGLGKPVAGTSANVSGQLSSTSFKQVTEYFQDNVAAFIDGGPSQIGIESTVIDLTTDVPTIIRPGSITKEQIEQSIGKSIAEKTSDIAQKYAHYTVESDVLYGSASDILASIDLLKEKNFGVLASESTINQLPAELAEKSLAISDDIQEALSQLYSSIAEMNTHPDINGFVLETRLNDDSAFNNRVISVAQNQALLH from the coding sequence ATGATTGAAGAATGTATACAATTACAAATCGACCAAGCTATTGATGCCTTAGCAGAAGGCGAAGTGGTCGTTTTCCCAACTGAAACAGTTTATGGCATTGGTGTCGACTCAACAAACTATGAGGCGGTTGATCGTTTATTTGAAGTGAAACAACGACCAAAAGATAACCCGGTTACCCTTCATGTTTCGGATGTTGATATGGTAAAGGCAGTCGCATATGTGACGGATGATGCGCAAACGTTAATGGCTGACTTTTGGCCAGGAGCATTAGCAATCATTCTTGAAGTCAAAGAAAATACTGTTTCGCCAAACGTTAATGCCGGTAAAAAGACAGTCGGTTTCCGCTTACCCGATAATGATATTGCCAAACAACTGATTGCAGGGTTAGGCAAACCTGTCGCTGGCACATCAGCTAATGTATCGGGACAATTGTCTTCGACTTCTTTTAAACAGGTAACGGAATATTTCCAAGATAATGTGGCGGCCTTTATTGATGGTGGTCCATCCCAAATTGGAATCGAGTCAACCGTTATTGATTTAACGACTGATGTACCAACGATTATTCGACCAGGTAGCATCACTAAAGAACAAATCGAGCAGTCTATCGGAAAGTCGATTGCCGAAAAAACAAGCGATATTGCCCAAAAGTATGCTCATTATACAGTTGAGAGTGATGTCCTTTATGGATCAGCTAGCGACATCTTAGCTTCTATCGACCTTTTGAAAGAAAAGAATTTTGGTGTTCTAGCTTCAGAATCAACGATTAACCAGTTGCCAGCTGAACTAGCGGAAAAAAGTTTAGCGATTAGTGACGATATTCAAGAAGCATTGAGCCAGCTATATAGCTCTATTGCCGAAATGAATACTCATCCAGACATTAATGGCTTCGTGTTAGAAACTCGTTTGAATGACGATTCAGCCTTTAACAATCGGGTCATTTCTGTTGCGCAAAATCAAGCATTGCTTCACTAG
- a CDS encoding GntR family transcriptional regulator yields the protein MQKYVLISNDIRDKIMTGVYAINEQLPSEKEMCVDYGVSKMTIKRALDILVAEGLVIKRRGSGTFVKDLGESQMKHIHMANQFRGMSAMNQDKAISSNVLNFSVRTASPEIASQLNVTEGSFIYDVYRVRLVDGTPRVIEQTYMPIDVIPSLKMEHVQSSIYNYIESELKLVIQSAHRTVSVRKATDFEAEKLGLEKGDPVAVAEQVGYLNTGEAFELSTSVHRYDFYAVQMIFTRN from the coding sequence ATGCAAAAATATGTCTTAATATCCAATGATATCCGCGATAAAATTATGACAGGGGTCTATGCGATTAATGAGCAATTGCCGTCAGAAAAAGAAATGTGTGTCGATTATGGTGTCAGTAAAATGACTATTAAACGCGCTTTAGATATCTTAGTGGCAGAAGGACTTGTGATTAAGCGAAGAGGTTCAGGTACATTTGTGAAGGATTTGGGTGAGAGCCAGATGAAGCATATTCACATGGCCAACCAATTCCGAGGAATGTCGGCCATGAATCAGGACAAAGCAATCAGCAGTAATGTATTGAATTTTTCAGTTCGAACAGCGTCACCGGAAATCGCTTCTCAACTAAATGTCACAGAAGGCAGTTTTATTTACGACGTTTACCGTGTCCGTCTAGTTGACGGGACGCCGCGTGTTATTGAACAAACTTACATGCCGATTGATGTGATTCCTTCTTTAAAAATGGAACACGTTCAGAGTTCGATATATAACTATATTGAGAGCGAATTGAAATTAGTCATCCAAAGTGCCCACCGAACCGTTAGTGTCCGTAAGGCAACAGACTTTGAGGCTGAAAAGCTAGGTCTAGAAAAAGGTGATCCTGTTGCGGTAGCAGAGCAAGTTGGTTACCTCAATACTGGCGAAGCCTTTGAGCTATCAACATCAGTCCATCGTTATGACTTTTATGCCGTTCAAATGATTTTTACTCGAAACTAA
- a CDS encoding carbohydrate-binding protein: protein MEEFEAELDAYTTVENYQSYITNHLLDGHAVPEIRIPATDFSRAEGMDTTILTDYEGVSGDALLVDEAGLVEYEFEVAESGLYQIYLHYYPVEGNSAAIQRSLFIDSELPFSEFQLVEFPRIWVNKMNQWETDNQGNDIRPSQIEEAEWLMAWVCRAKSAI, encoded by the coding sequence TTGGAAGAATTTGAAGCCGAATTGGATGCCTACACAACAGTTGAAAACTATCAAAGTTATATCACTAACCACTTATTAGATGGGCATGCTGTTCCAGAGATAAGGATACCGGCAACCGATTTTTCAAGAGCAGAAGGAATGGATACGACTATTCTAACGGATTATGAAGGGGTAAGTGGTGATGCCTTACTCGTTGATGAAGCGGGTTTAGTCGAATATGAGTTTGAAGTCGCTGAGTCTGGTCTTTATCAAATTTATCTTCATTACTATCCTGTTGAAGGCAATAGCGCAGCCATCCAAAGAAGCCTATTTATAGACAGTGAGCTACCTTTTTCAGAATTCCAACTGGTGGAATTTCCACGTATTTGGGTGAATAAGATGAATCAATGGGAAACAGATAATCAAGGTAACGATATTCGACCTTCTCAGATAGAAGAGGCTGAGTGGTTAATGGCATGGGTGTGTCGCGCGAAGAGCGCTATTTGA